The DNA sequence TTGTATTTCAATTTGAATCAATAAGTTCCTCTGAACCTAATATGATTGAAGTGAAAGTTGTAGAAGGTGATAATTTATGGAAGATTGCTGATAGATATTATGGAGATAATACAGATCTAAGAAAAAAAATATTTAAAATCAAAAAAATAAATAAACTTGAAACCGCTATGTTAAAACCAGGTCAAAAAATAATTATTCCAGTCTCTGAATGAACAACAAATAAAAATATCATTTTTAATCAACTTAAATAGCCTTTAAAT is a window from the Halanaerobiales bacterium genome containing:
- a CDS encoding LysM domain-containing protein, which produces MYELSGDYQTKGRNNKLNKKSNNWYISSIKSLKNKIFFILKILLILSISALLIVVFQFESISSSEPNMIEVKVVEGDNLWKIADRYYGDNTDLRKKIFKIKKINKLETAMLKPGQKIIIPVSE